One window of the Eucalyptus grandis isolate ANBG69807.140 chromosome 8, ASM1654582v1, whole genome shotgun sequence genome contains the following:
- the LOC104457366 gene encoding cytochrome P450 81Q32 translates to MENHNLLFLFTTSLIIIALTHKFLRRLITRTPKKNHPPSPPSLPVIGHLHHLKKPVHQTLLALSRKYGPVLSLRFGVRPVIIVSSAPVAEECFTQNDVVLANRPKFIIGKYLGYNYTTVVLSPYGDHWRNLRRIGAVEILSSHRLDTSYGIRKDEVKRLLRKLLGCQSSDGSARVELRGALTELMFNVMMRMMAGKRYYGEDVSDVEEAAMFRNIIKEIVKNSGSSYPGDFLPPLRWIDYGGYIKRIFKLGKKTDGFLQGLIDGHRQKKESEEDKKSMIDHLLVMQASQPEYYTDEIIKGFLQTILIAGTDTSSVTMEWALANLLNHSNILEKARMEIDSQIGQDHLIDELDLAKLPYLQNIITETLRLHPPVPLLIPHYSSDDCTIGGYDVPRDTIVMINAWAIHRDPEQWPDPTAFKPERFESGGGQMNRLMLPFGMGRRACPGAPLAHKMVGLTLASLIQCFEWKRTGEEEVDMGEGEGLTMPKEKPLEALCKAREILNRVLS, encoded by the exons atggAGAATCACAACTTGCTATTCTTGTTCACAACTTCTCTAATAATCATAGCACTCACTCACAAGTTCTTGCGCCGATTGATCACAAGAACGCCCAAAAAGAACCACCCTCCAAGTCCACCTTCCCTCCCGGTCATCGGCCACCTCCACCATCTCAAGAAGCCCGTCCACCAGACCCTCCTCGCTCTCTCCCGCAAGTATGGCCCCGTCCTCTCCCTCCGCTTTGGCGTCCGCCCCGTCATCATCGTTTCCTCGGCGCCTGTTGCCGAGGAATGCTTCACCCAGAATGACGTCGTCCTTGCAAACCGACCCAAGTTCATCATTGGAAAGTACCTTGGGTACAACTACACCACGGTCGTCCTCTCCCCCTATGGCGATCACTGGCGCAACCTTCGCCGCATTGGTGCTGTCGAGATCCTCTCCTCGCACCGCCTTGACACATCTTACGGAATCCGCAAGGATGAGGTCAAGCGCCTCTTGAGGAAGCTGCTCGGGTGCCAAAGCAGTGACGGCTCGGCAAGGGTGGAGCTTAGGGGGGCCCTGACGGAGTTGATGTTCAatgtgatgatgaggatgatggcgGGGAAGAGGTACTATGGGGAGGACGTGAGCGACGTGGAGGAGGCGGCGATGTTCAGGAACATCATCAAGGAGATCGTGAAGAACTCAGGAAGCTCGTACCCCGGAGACTTCCTGCCGCCGCTGAGGTGGATTGATTACGGTGGCTACATTAAGAGGATATTCAAGCTCGGGAAGAAGACGGACGGGTTCTTGCAGGGGCTGATCGACGGGCATCGGCAGAAGAAGGAGAGCGAGGAGGACAAGAAAAGCATGATCGATCACTTGCTGGTGATGCAGGCGTCGCAACCTGAGTATTACACGGACGAGATCATCAAGGGATTCTTGCAG ACAATACTGATTGCCGGAACTGATACATCATCGGTTACAATGGAGTGGGCATTGGCCAATTTGCTCAACCATTCCAACATCTTAGAGAAGGCAAGAATGGAGATAGACTCCCAAATTGGGCAGGATCATTTGATAGATGAATTGGATCTCGCGAAGCTACCTTACCTTCAGAACATTATCACAGAAACGCTTCGCTTACACCCGCCTGTCCCGCTTCTCATACCCCATTACTCGTCAGATGATTGCACAATAGGAGGATACGATGTGCCCCGTGACACAATTGTGATGATCAATGCTTGGGCCATTCACCGAGACCCCGAACAATGGCCTGATCCGACGGCCTTCAAGCCGGAAAGGTTTGAAAGTGGTGGTGGTCAAATGAATAGATTGATGTTGCCTTTTGGGATGGGGAGGAGAGCATGCCCCGGTGCACCTTTGGCTCATAAAATGGTGGGCTTGACTTTGGCTTCGCTCATTCAATGCTTTGAATGGAAGCGGACTGGTGAAGAGGAAGTTGACATGGGAGAGGGTGAAGGCCTAACAATGCCCAAGGAAAAGCCATTGGAAGCATTGTGCAAAGCACGTGAGATCTTGAATAGAGTTCTCTCTTAA
- the LOC104457368 gene encoding cytochrome P450 81Q32, with protein MEYGNLLFLLAISLTIISTTHKLLRRLITRTPKKNHPPSPPSLPIVGHLHRLQKPLHRTLLTLCRTYGPVLSLRFGVRPVVIVSSMPAAEECFTKNDVVLANRPKFIIGKYLGYNYTTLVGAPYGDHWRNLRRIGAVEIFSSHRLDASLGIRKDEVKRLVRKLLGCQSSDGFARVEMGAALTELMFNVMMRMMAGKRYYGEDVSDVEEAAMFRDIIKEIVKNSGSSYAGDFLPPLRWIDYGGFMKRMFELGKKTDGFLQGLIDEHRKKKESDEEKKSMIDHLLVMQVSQPEYYTDEIIKGFLLTLLIAGTDTSSITMEWALANLLNHPSILEKARAELGSQIGQDRLVDESDLAKLPYLQNIIAETLRLHPPVPLLIPHYSSDDCTIGGYDVARDTIVMINAWAIHRDPQQWPNPTAFMPERFESGDGQMDRLILPFGMGRRACPGAPLAHKMVGLTLASLIQCFEWKRTGEEEVDMREGEGLTMPKDKPLEALCKAREIMNRILS; from the exons ATGGAGTATGGCAATCTGCTATTCTTATTAGCAATCTCTCTAACAATCATCTCAACCACTCACAAGCTCTTGCGCCGATTAATCACAAGAACGCCCAAAAAGAACCACCCTCCAAGCCCACCTTCCCTTCCCATCGTCGGCCACCTCCACCGTCTCCAGAAGCCCCTCCACCGGACCCTCCTCACTCTGTGCCGCACCTATGGCCCCGTCCTCTCCCTCCGCTTTGGTGTTCGTCCCGTCGTCATCGTTTCGTCCATGCCTGCTGCCGAGGAATGCTTCACCAAGAACGATGTCGTGCTTGCAAACCGGCCCAAGTTCATCATAGGCAAGTACCTCGGGTACAACTACACCACCCTCGTCGGCGCCCCCTACGGTGACCACTGGCGCAACCTCCGCCGCATCGGTGCTGTCGAGATCTTCTCCTCGCACCGCCTTGATGCATCCCTCGGAATCCGCAAGGATGAGGTCAAGCGCCTCGTGAGGAAGCTGCTTGGGTGCCAAAGCAGCGATGGGTTTGCAAGGGTGGAGATGGGGGCGGCACTGACGGAGCTGATGTTCAACGTGATGATGAGAATGATGGCGGGGAAGAGATACTACGGGGAGGACGTGAGCGACGTGGAGGAGGCAGCGATGTTCAGGGACATCATCAAGGAGATCGTGAAGAACTCAGGGAGCTCGTATGCCGGGGACTTCCTGCCGCCGCTGAGGTGGATCGATTACGGTGGGTTCATGAAGAGGATGTTCGAGCTTGGGAAGAAGACGGACGGGTTCTTGCAGGGGCTGATCGATGAGCAtcggaagaagaaggagagcgATGAGGAGAAGAAGAGCATGATCGATCACTTGCTGGTGATGCAGGTGTCGCAGCCGGAGTATTACACGGACGAGATCATCAAGGGATTCTTGCTG ACATTACTGATTGCTGGAACTGATACATCATCTATCACAATGGAGTGGGCGCTAGCCAATTTGCTCAACCATCCTAGCATCTTAGAAAAGGCAAGAGCAGAGCTAGGCTCCCAAATCGGCCAAGATCGCTTGGTAGATGAATCAGATCTTGCAAAGCTACCTTACCTACAGAACATTATTGCAGAGACGCTTCGCTTACATCCACCTGTCCCACTTCTCATACCCCACTACTCATCAGATGACTGCACAATAGGAGGATATGACGTGGCCCGTGACACAATCGTAATGATCAATGCTTGGGCCATTCATCGAGACCCTCAACAATGGCCCAATCCGACGGCCTTCATGCCGGAAAGGTTTGAAAGTGGTGATGGTCAAATGGATAGGTTGATATTGCCTTTTGGGATGGGGAGGAGAGCATGCCCTGGTGCACCTTTGGCTCATAAAATGGTGGGCTTGACTTTGGCTTCGCTCATTCAATGCTTTGAGTGGAAGAGGACTGGAGAAGAGGAAGTTGACATGAGGGAGGGTGAAGGTTTAACAATGCCCAAGGATAAGCCATTGGAAGCATTGTGCAAGGCACGTGAGATCATGAATAGAATTCTTTCTTAA
- the LOC104457367 gene encoding cytochrome P450 81D1-like — protein sequence MEVQNVPLVSFIISLITIVCTCKILLSSITRTPKKNHPPNPPSFPIVGHLLSLKKPVHRTLLALSRTHGPIISLSLGVRHLLVISSKSLAEECLQSPPNDTSKESTLTELTLNMMMRVMAGKRYYGEDVTDVKEVKAFRDMIEEVMRFGMTIFPADYLPVLRWIDWRGYEKRGSELGKKMDRLLQGLVDEHRNKEEEKEKSMIDHLLWLQASQPEYYTDEIIKGFVQTILFARTDTSSVTMEWALANLLNHPNMLEKARVEIDTQIGPDRLVDESDLSRLPYIHNIILETLRLHPPAPLLIPHYSSDDCEIGGYGVSRGTMVLINAWAIHRDPDQWSDPTSFKPERFESGDDKWNRLMLPFGLGRRACPGAQLAHKIMGFALASLIQCFEWKRIGEEEVDMTEGAGLTMPKKKPLEASYKPREIMERILSESSNP from the exons ATGGAGGTACAAAACGTGCCATTGGTATCATTCATAATCTCTCTAATAACCATCGTTTGCACTTGCAAGATCTTGCTCAGCTCAATCACAAGAACGCCCAAAAAGAACCATCCTCCAAACCCACCCTCTTTCCCCATCGTCGGCCACCTCCTTAGCCTCAAGAAGCCCGTCCACCGCACCCTCCTCGCCCTCTCCCGAACCCATGGCCCCATAATCTCCCTAAGCCTCGGTGTCCGCCACCTGCTCGTCATCTCCTCGAAGTCGCTGGCCGAAGAATGTCTTCAATCTCCGCCGAACGACACAT CTAAAGAATCAACGTTGACGGAACTAACTCTCAACATGATGATGAGGGTCATGGCAGGGAAGAGGTACTATGGGGAGGACGTGACAGATGTCAAGGAAGTGAAGGCATTCAGGGACATGATCGAGGAGGTTATGAGGTTTGGCATGACAATTTTTCCTGCAGATTATCTGCCGGTGCTAAGGTGGATTGATTGGCGGGGATATGAGAAGAGGGGGTCTGAGCTCGGGAAGAAGATGGATAGGTTGTTGCAGGGACTGGTCGACGAGCACAGGAataaggaggaggagaaggagaagagcaTGATCGATCACCTCCTGTGGTTGCAGGCATCGCAGCCGGAGTATTACACGGACGAGATCATCAAGGGGTTCGTGCAG ACAATCTTGTTTGCTAGAACCGACACATCTTCAGTCACAATGGAGTGGGCACTCGCTAATTTGCTCAATCACCCCAATATGTTGGAGAAAGCAAGAGTAGAGATCGACACTCAAATCGGTCCAGATCGTTTAGTTGACGAATCGGATCTTTCAAGATTACCTTATATTCATAATATCATATTGGAAACGCTTCGATTACACCCACCAGCCCCACTTCTTATACCACACTACTCATCGGATGACTGCGAAATAGGAGGCTACGGCGTGTCGAGAGGCACAATGGTACTGATTAATGCTTGGGCCATTCACAGAGATCCCGACCAATGGTCGGACCCGACGAGCTTCAAACCTGAAAGATTTGAAAGTGGTGATGATAAATGGAATAGGCTGATGTTGCCTTTTGGGTTGGGGAGGAGAGCATGCCCTGGTGCTCAGTTGGCTCATAAAATAATGGGCTTTGCTTTGGCTTCCCTAATTCAGTGCTTTGAATGGAAGAGGATTGGTGAAGAGGAAGTCGACATGACTGAGGGTGCGGGGTTGACAATGCCTAAGAAAAAGCCATTGGAAGCATCGTACAAGCCACGTGAAATCATGGAGAGAATTCTGTCTGAGTCATCTAATCCTTAA